In Sporomusaceae bacterium, the following proteins share a genomic window:
- the mazG gene encoding nucleoside triphosphate pyrophosphohydrolase produces MGEIVIIGLGPGDFGLITGQTLALLETRPPLCLRTARHPAVAGLVERGIAFTSFDALYERHATFEAVYAAITAAVVARAREAGRVVYAVPGSPAVAERTVALIREAAGAAGMSVTVLPAMSFLDLLYTRLGLDPVAGLTVTDAADIATLPPALGTALVVTQVYNSRVASDAKLSLMDMYPDDFAVTVVRNLGLADEEVRTVPLYELDRLPTIDHLTSVYVPAPPERAATFSLDPVVDIMARLRSPDGCVWDIEQSHPSLRRYIVEEVYEVLEAIDLADADKLCEELGDLLLQIVFHARIAEENGDFSMQDVVDTVTEKMVRRHPHVFGDITVRDAAEVIVNWEKIKRREHPGERTSVLDGVPGGLPSLLKAFKLQSKAAKVGFDWNSVAPVWDKISEELAELKEAVAGGDKTKTEGELGDVLFSVVNLARFLDIDPETALNATNSKFVRRFAYIEASVKERGLKWKNMTLDELDVLWNEAKRPKNQEK; encoded by the coding sequence ATGGGAGAAATCGTTATCATCGGTCTCGGACCGGGGGATTTCGGTCTGATAACGGGGCAGACGCTGGCGCTGCTGGAAACGCGGCCGCCGCTCTGCCTGCGCACCGCCCGCCATCCGGCGGTGGCCGGTCTCGTGGAGCGGGGCATTGCTTTTACGAGTTTCGACGCTTTGTACGAACGGCACGCAACTTTCGAGGCGGTGTATGCGGCGATAACCGCGGCGGTGGTGGCCAGGGCCCGGGAAGCGGGCCGGGTGGTGTACGCCGTGCCGGGCAGCCCGGCGGTGGCGGAGCGGACGGTGGCCCTCATCCGCGAGGCGGCGGGGGCTGCGGGGATGAGCGTCACGGTGCTGCCGGCGATGAGCTTTCTCGATTTGCTCTATACCCGCCTGGGGCTCGACCCGGTGGCGGGGCTGACGGTGACGGACGCCGCCGATATCGCCACGCTGCCGCCCGCATTGGGGACGGCGCTGGTGGTGACTCAGGTGTACAATAGCCGCGTGGCTTCGGACGCCAAGCTGAGCTTGATGGATATGTACCCCGACGACTTTGCCGTGACGGTGGTCCGCAATCTCGGCCTGGCCGACGAGGAGGTCAGGACGGTGCCGCTGTACGAGCTCGACCGTCTGCCGACGATCGACCATCTGACGAGCGTGTATGTGCCGGCGCCGCCAGAGCGGGCGGCAACGTTCAGCCTCGACCCGGTCGTGGATATCATGGCCAGGCTGCGCTCCCCGGACGGCTGCGTGTGGGATATCGAGCAGAGCCACCCGTCGCTCAGGCGTTATATCGTCGAAGAGGTGTACGAGGTGCTGGAGGCCATTGACCTCGCCGACGCGGACAAGCTGTGCGAGGAGCTGGGCGACCTGCTGCTGCAGATCGTTTTCCACGCGCGTATCGCCGAGGAGAACGGCGATTTTTCGATGCAGGATGTTGTCGATACGGTGACGGAGAAGATGGTGCGCCGCCACCCGCACGTGTTCGGCGATATAACGGTGCGCGACGCCGCCGAGGTCATCGTCAACTGGGAGAAGATCAAGCGCCGCGAGCATCCCGGAGAACGCACGAGCGTGCTCGACGGGGTGCCGGGCGGGCTGCCGAGCCTGCTGAAAGCGTTCAAACTGCAGTCCAAGGCGGCGAAAGTGGGCTTTGACTGGAATAGCGTTGCCCCGGTGTGGGACAAGATATCTGAAGAACTGGCCGAGCTTAAGGAGGCGGTCGCCGGCGGCGACAAGACGAAGACAGAGGGCGAGCTGGGCGATGTGCTGTTCAGCGTGGTCAATCTGGCGCGTTTTTTGGATATCGATCCGGAGACGGCCCTCAACGCGACCAACAGTAAATTTGTCCGCCGGTTCGCTTATATAGAGGCTTCGGTGAAGGAACGGGGCCTTAAGTGGAAAAATATGACATTGGATGAGCTCGATGTTCTCTGGAATGAGGCAAAAAGGCCAAAAAACCAAGAAAAATAA
- a CDS encoding polysaccharide biosynthesis protein, whose protein sequence is MKLLSKDTFLKGALILTVAGIVVKLIGSVNRILLSRLLGGEGIGLYQMAYPIYLLALSISSAGIPVAISIIVAEKVALGDWRGANRVFRISLVVLAATGVAFTLLLWFGAGWLIEHHFVRDPRAYYAIAALAPAIFFVTVLSSYRGYFQGLQMMTPTAISQIVEQLFRVVTMIVLAYLLLPSGLEFAAAGASFGAAPGAAAGLLILVYYFWRKRPDFQARMDSQPASKPESGLSIIGRIARLALPVSLANIMLPLVSNIDLLIVPARLEVAGYTVEQSTELFGYLTGMAVPLVNMATILTASLAASLVPAVSEAFALRNLHHVYQRTATAMRIANLITIPSFVGMWLLAKPISLMLFGTPNADSSIAILAMGIFLLGIHQVTTGVLQGLGHTAVPVINMMVSAAVKVVLSWTLTAMPALGIKGAAWATNADFGIAALLNMYFVYRYVGFAIDMKDTLRTAFAAAVMGGAVLLTYHEAMAVLTHNTLATLAAVCVGGAVYGLVQLVTGGVTQRDIERVPRIGAQLVAVLRSLRLLRS, encoded by the coding sequence ATGAAGCTATTGAGCAAGGATACTTTCCTGAAGGGCGCACTTATACTGACCGTGGCCGGCATCGTGGTCAAACTGATCGGGTCGGTGAACCGGATTCTTTTGTCGCGCCTTTTGGGCGGCGAGGGTATCGGCCTTTACCAGATGGCTTACCCGATATATCTGCTGGCGCTGAGCATATCTTCGGCCGGCATCCCGGTGGCGATTTCGATCATCGTCGCCGAGAAGGTCGCCCTCGGCGACTGGCGGGGCGCCAACCGCGTTTTCCGCATTTCGCTGGTTGTGCTGGCCGCGACCGGGGTGGCTTTCACACTGCTGCTGTGGTTCGGGGCGGGTTGGCTGATCGAGCACCATTTCGTCCGCGATCCGCGGGCTTATTACGCTATCGCCGCGCTGGCGCCGGCGATATTCTTCGTGACGGTGCTGTCGAGCTACCGCGGCTATTTCCAGGGCCTGCAGATGATGACGCCGACGGCGATCTCGCAGATCGTGGAGCAGCTTTTCCGCGTTGTGACGATGATCGTGCTGGCTTATCTGCTGCTGCCGAGCGGCCTGGAGTTCGCCGCCGCCGGCGCGAGCTTCGGGGCGGCTCCCGGCGCGGCGGCCGGGCTGCTGATTCTTGTGTATTATTTCTGGCGCAAACGGCCTGATTTCCAGGCGCGGATGGACAGCCAGCCGGCGTCGAAGCCGGAGTCGGGCCTGAGTATTATCGGCCGCATCGCCCGCCTGGCCCTGCCGGTGTCGCTGGCCAATATCATGCTGCCGCTGGTGTCGAATATCGATCTGCTGATCGTGCCGGCCCGCCTGGAGGTGGCCGGCTATACCGTCGAGCAGTCGACGGAGCTGTTCGGTTATCTTACGGGGATGGCGGTGCCGCTGGTTAATATGGCGACCATCCTGACGGCGTCGCTGGCGGCCAGCCTTGTGCCGGCGGTGTCGGAGGCTTTCGCGCTGCGCAATCTCCACCACGTTTATCAGCGGACGGCTACCGCGATGCGGATCGCCAACCTCATCACCATCCCGAGTTTCGTGGGCATGTGGCTGCTGGCGAAGCCGATTTCGCTGATGCTGTTCGGCACCCCCAACGCCGATTCGTCGATCGCTATTCTGGCTATGGGAATTTTCCTCCTCGGCATCCATCAGGTTACGACCGGGGTGCTGCAGGGGCTTGGCCATACGGCGGTGCCGGTCATCAATATGATGGTGTCGGCCGCGGTCAAGGTGGTGCTGAGCTGGACGCTGACGGCGATGCCTGCTTTGGGCATCAAGGGCGCGGCCTGGGCGACGAACGCCGATTTCGGGATCGCGGCGCTGCTCAATATGTATTTCGTGTACCGTTACGTAGGGTTCGCCATTGACATGAAGGATACGCTGCGCACAGCGTTTGCGGCCGCCGTGATGGGCGGCGCGGTGCTGCTCACTTATCACGAGGCGATGGCGGTGCTGACGCACAATACGCTCGCTACGCTGGCGGCGGTGTGCGTCGGCGGCGCGGTCTACGGCCTTGTACAGCTCGTTACCGGCGGCGTGACGCAGCGGGATATAGAAAGGGTGCCGCGGATCGGAGCGCAGCTTGTGGCTGTCCTGCGGTCGCTCAGATTGCTGAGGAGCTGA
- the spoVT gene encoding stage V sporulation protein T — MKATGIVRRIDDLGRVVIPKEIRRTLRIREGDPLEIYVDREGEVILKKYSPVGELGDFAKEYADSLFDAIGHIILIADRDNVVAVAGASKKEFLSKPLGPAVEKVMEERKTALINNPGEYKHCKACVTDCDEDEVCKFTAEVISPIIVEGDAIGAVIICSKEQGVQMGDMEVKLAETAAGFLAKQMSQ, encoded by the coding sequence GTGAAGGCGACTGGTATAGTCAGAAGGATTGATGATCTGGGCAGAGTTGTGATTCCGAAGGAGATTCGGCGTACCTTGCGTATTCGCGAAGGCGACCCGCTCGAGATATATGTCGACCGCGAAGGCGAAGTGATTCTGAAGAAGTATTCCCCGGTCGGCGAGCTTGGAGATTTCGCCAAGGAGTACGCAGACTCGCTGTTTGACGCTATTGGACATATAATTTTGATCGCTGACCGGGACAATGTCGTGGCAGTCGCTGGGGCGTCGAAGAAGGAGTTTCTCAGTAAGCCACTGGGGCCGGCGGTCGAGAAGGTGATGGAGGAGCGGAAAACGGCCCTGATAAACAATCCCGGAGAATACAAGCACTGCAAGGCCTGCGTTACCGACTGCGACGAAGACGAGGTTTGCAAGTTCACCGCCGAGGTGATATCGCCGATTATCGTCGAAGGCGACGCGATCGGAGCGGTGATTATCTGTTCGAAGGAACAGGGTGTCCAGATGGGCGATATGGAAGTCAAGCTAGCTGAGACTGCGGCCGGCTTCCTTGCCAAACAAATGTCGCAATGA
- the mfd gene encoding transcription-repair coupling factor — MEFLLKAMRRDQTVERVVAAFGAAARQSSVYGVTGTHKAAVIAACFSAHSRPTVVVTSGRDAAGELAADLGALLPATPVLELPPLDIVTFTAAARSIELAAVRMDVLGRLVRGEQVIVLAGAEAAMQKVLPKEDFLAGRLTLTVGETLGRDDLLAKLVRFGYERNDQVDSRGQFSVRGGIVDVFPVNRELPLRLELWGDEIDSLREFDPATQRSLDSLPMADVLPMAEPEHASKSAAFLSYLTAGTNVVFDEPTRIREQISRLTRENPEVKKHVFSWADLTAAAKAYNVLYFSLMLQRVPHTEPAEIVSITAKGAPPFHRQMDMLVDELKGWQARDRATVIFMAGAEKAMALQKSLAAEGVRAIYAASPPALVGGTVTVTAGTLAGGFELPHAGLVAVTEMDIFGRQKKRRLPRVAKDKQIAYFRDINIGDYVVHVNHGIGKYAGVETLDVGGVHKDYFLVRYAGEDKLFVPTDQVHLLQKYIGSEGEAPRLTRMGGSDWLKAKTKAKSAATDLAKELLALYAERQVSKGFVFGADTPWQGEFEEAFPFEETPDQLTALAEIKKDMEGDTPMDRLLCGDVGFGKTEVALRAAFKAVMGGKQVAVLVPTTVLAQQHYQTFSARLAGFGPVVEVISRFRSPREQREVAARTAEGRVDVLIGTHRILQGDVTFRDLGLLIVDEEQRFGVAQKERLKRWRTNVDVLTLTATPIPRTLHMSLVGVRDMSVIETPPEDRLPVQTYVVEYDEEIIRDAIRRELKRGGQVYFVYNRVQSIDRMAERLSEMMPDARVKVAHGQMAEELLEQVMLEFYEGRYDVLVCTSIIENGLDVPNANTIIVYDGDRFGLSQLYQMRGRVGRSPRMAYAYFTYRREKVLTEVAEKRLQAIKEFAELGAGFKIAMRDLEIRGAGNLLGSQQHGHIVSVGFEMYCRLLDEAVAELRGGRPPETTPEPVLEFNVDAYLDGDYIGDAMHKIEVYQRIAAIRNEAHIGEIVDELIDRFGEPTTPVMNLLAVARLKNLARRIGARSVVEYADRVEITFGDAPQVTVENILAMKEKYPTRLKILPGPPETIRLRTGKLAAPLLDWLAKVLAGLAGEGRE, encoded by the coding sequence ATGGAGTTCTTGTTGAAAGCGATGCGCAGGGATCAGACGGTGGAACGGGTGGTGGCCGCTTTCGGCGCCGCCGCCCGCCAGAGCTCGGTTTACGGGGTGACGGGGACGCATAAGGCGGCGGTCATCGCCGCGTGTTTCAGCGCCCACTCCCGGCCGACGGTGGTCGTTACCTCCGGCCGCGACGCGGCGGGGGAACTGGCGGCCGACCTCGGCGCCCTGCTGCCGGCGACGCCGGTGCTGGAACTGCCGCCGCTCGATATTGTGACATTTACCGCCGCCGCCCGCAGTATCGAGCTGGCGGCCGTCCGCATGGACGTGCTCGGCCGCCTGGTCCGCGGCGAGCAAGTGATCGTGCTGGCCGGCGCGGAGGCGGCGATGCAGAAGGTGCTGCCGAAGGAGGATTTCCTTGCCGGGCGGCTTACCCTGACGGTCGGCGAGACGCTGGGCCGCGACGATTTGCTGGCGAAGCTGGTGCGGTTCGGCTACGAGCGGAACGATCAGGTCGACAGCCGCGGCCAGTTCAGCGTGCGCGGCGGCATTGTCGATGTGTTTCCCGTCAACCGCGAGCTGCCGCTTCGCCTGGAGCTGTGGGGCGACGAGATCGATTCGCTTAGGGAGTTCGATCCGGCGACCCAGCGCTCGCTGGATAGTCTGCCGATGGCCGATGTGCTGCCGATGGCCGAGCCGGAGCATGCGAGCAAATCGGCGGCGTTCCTGTCCTACCTGACCGCCGGGACGAATGTCGTCTTCGACGAGCCGACGCGGATCAGGGAGCAGATAAGCCGGCTGACGCGGGAGAACCCGGAGGTCAAGAAGCACGTTTTTTCCTGGGCTGATCTGACGGCGGCCGCCAAGGCGTATAATGTCCTGTATTTTTCGCTGATGCTGCAGCGGGTGCCGCACACCGAGCCGGCGGAGATCGTGAGCATAACCGCGAAAGGGGCGCCGCCTTTTCACCGCCAGATGGATATGCTGGTGGACGAGCTGAAGGGCTGGCAGGCCCGCGACCGCGCGACGGTGATTTTTATGGCCGGCGCCGAGAAGGCGATGGCGCTGCAGAAGAGCCTGGCGGCGGAAGGGGTGCGGGCGATATACGCCGCGAGTCCGCCGGCGCTGGTCGGCGGGACGGTGACGGTGACGGCGGGCACGCTGGCCGGCGGCTTCGAGCTGCCCCACGCCGGCCTGGTGGCCGTGACGGAGATGGATATTTTCGGGCGGCAGAAGAAGCGCCGCCTGCCGCGGGTGGCGAAGGACAAGCAGATCGCTTATTTCCGCGATATAAATATCGGCGACTATGTGGTGCACGTCAACCACGGCATCGGCAAGTACGCCGGGGTGGAGACGCTGGATGTCGGCGGCGTTCACAAGGATTATTTCCTCGTCCGCTACGCCGGCGAGGATAAGCTGTTCGTGCCCACCGACCAGGTCCACCTGCTGCAGAAGTATATCGGCTCGGAGGGCGAGGCGCCGCGCCTCACCCGCATGGGCGGCAGCGACTGGCTGAAGGCCAAGACGAAGGCCAAGTCGGCGGCGACCGACCTGGCGAAGGAGCTGCTGGCCCTGTACGCCGAGCGCCAGGTCAGCAAGGGGTTCGTATTCGGGGCGGATACGCCCTGGCAGGGGGAGTTCGAGGAGGCGTTCCCCTTCGAGGAGACGCCCGACCAGCTGACGGCGCTGGCGGAGATCAAGAAGGATATGGAGGGCGATACTCCTATGGACCGCCTGTTGTGCGGCGACGTGGGGTTCGGCAAGACGGAGGTGGCGCTGAGGGCGGCCTTCAAGGCGGTGATGGGCGGCAAGCAGGTGGCGGTGCTGGTGCCGACGACGGTGTTGGCCCAGCAGCATTACCAGACGTTCAGCGCCCGCCTCGCCGGCTTCGGGCCGGTGGTGGAGGTGATAAGCCGCTTCCGCAGCCCGCGGGAGCAGCGCGAGGTGGCGGCCCGCACGGCCGAGGGCCGGGTGGATGTGCTGATCGGCACCCACCGCATTTTGCAGGGCGACGTGACGTTCAGGGATCTCGGCCTGCTGATCGTCGACGAGGAGCAGCGCTTCGGCGTGGCGCAGAAGGAGCGGCTGAAGAGGTGGCGGACGAATGTCGATGTGCTGACGCTGACCGCGACCCCTATCCCCCGCACGCTGCATATGTCGCTGGTGGGGGTGCGGGATATGAGCGTGATTGAGACGCCGCCCGAGGACCGGCTGCCGGTGCAGACGTATGTGGTGGAGTACGACGAGGAGATAATCCGCGACGCTATCAGGCGCGAGCTGAAGCGCGGCGGGCAGGTGTATTTTGTCTATAACCGCGTGCAGAGTATCGACCGCATGGCAGAGCGGCTGAGCGAGATGATGCCGGACGCGCGGGTGAAGGTGGCTCACGGCCAGATGGCCGAGGAGCTTTTGGAGCAGGTGATGCTGGAGTTTTACGAGGGGCGCTACGATGTGCTGGTGTGTACGAGCATCATCGAGAACGGTCTCGATGTGCCGAACGCCAATACGATTATCGTGTACGACGGCGACCGCTTCGGCCTGTCGCAGCTTTACCAGATGCGCGGCCGGGTCGGCCGCTCGCCCCGGATGGCGTACGCGTATTTCACCTACCGCCGCGAGAAGGTGCTGACCGAGGTGGCGGAAAAACGGCTGCAGGCGATCAAGGAGTTCGCCGAGCTGGGGGCGGGTTTCAAGATCGCGATGCGCGACCTGGAGATCCGCGGGGCCGGCAATCTGCTGGGTTCGCAGCAGCATGGCCATATCGTGAGCGTCGGCTTCGAGATGTACTGCCGGCTGCTGGATGAGGCGGTGGCGGAGCTCAGGGGCGGGCGGCCGCCGGAGACGACGCCCGAGCCGGTGCTGGAATTTAATGTCGATGCGTATCTCGACGGCGACTATATCGGCGACGCGATGCATAAGATTGAAGTGTATCAGCGGATCGCGGCGATCAGGAACGAGGCCCATATCGGCGAGATCGTCGACGAGTTGATCGACCGTTTCGGCGAGCCGACCACGCCGGTCATGAATCTGCTGGCGGTGGCCCGGCTGAAGAATCTGGCCCGCCGGATCGGCGCCCGGTCGGTGGTGGAGTACGCCGACAGGGTGGAGATTACGTTTGGCGATGCGCCGCAGGTGACGGTAGAGAATATCCTGGCGATGAAAGAAAAATATCCCACGCGGCTGAAAATCCTGCCAGGCCCGCCGGAGACGATCCGTCTGCGGACTGGCAAGCTGGCCGCGCCATTGCTGGATTGGCTGGCCAAGGTGCTCGCCGGGCTGGCCGGCGAAGGCCGGGAATAG
- a CDS encoding DUF2757 family protein: protein MRIHYSCDNCGEPIDTIEVAALDEARFGFDCLTGEERQEIIRFDEASGTLYVQSLCDACIEAMGLAGADLPAAPAKLLLH, encoded by the coding sequence ATGAGAATCCATTACAGTTGCGACAATTGCGGCGAGCCGATCGACACCATCGAGGTGGCCGCGCTCGACGAGGCGAGGTTCGGGTTCGACTGCCTGACCGGCGAGGAGAGGCAGGAGATCATCAGGTTCGATGAGGCCAGCGGCACGCTTTACGTGCAGTCGCTGTGCGATGCGTGCATCGAGGCGATGGGGCTGGCGGGCGCCGATTTGCCGGCCGCGCCGGCTAAACTTCTGCTGCACTGA
- a CDS encoding peptidoglycan DD-metalloendopeptidase family protein → MQLFIAFVLAAAVLLFGQLAVPAGRTAGPQREAVAAPAPAVAAVIPAPAAKPAVRVHTVADGESLSVIAARYAIDVDTLLGANPDAAELIHPGDELVVLPQKGVLHVVAAGDTLWAISRVYGVGMTVVKEANGRQDDALAVGEKLFIPGARPRGEAVSRAYGQRFVWPAGGEISSPFGYRWGRHHAGIDIAAEAGAPVRAARAGRVTFAGWYGGYGYTVVIEHGQGYATLYAHLDDYVVERGEYVATGQRVGYVGDTGYSFGAHLHFEVRVNGQTVNPLQFLP, encoded by the coding sequence ATGCAGCTATTTATAGCGTTTGTGCTGGCTGCCGCGGTGCTGCTGTTCGGCCAACTGGCGGTGCCGGCAGGCAGAACTGCCGGGCCGCAACGCGAGGCAGTGGCCGCTCCGGCTCCGGCTGTCGCTGCTGTTATACCGGCCCCGGCCGCCAAGCCGGCGGTGAGGGTGCATACGGTGGCGGACGGGGAGAGTCTGAGTGTCATCGCCGCCCGGTATGCCATCGATGTCGATACTTTGCTGGGCGCCAATCCGGACGCGGCGGAGCTTATCCATCCGGGGGACGAGCTTGTCGTGCTGCCGCAGAAGGGCGTGCTGCATGTAGTGGCCGCCGGCGATACGCTGTGGGCGATCTCGCGGGTATACGGCGTGGGCATGACGGTCGTGAAGGAAGCTAACGGCCGGCAGGACGACGCGCTGGCGGTGGGCGAGAAGCTGTTCATCCCCGGCGCGCGGCCGCGGGGCGAGGCGGTGTCGCGCGCTTACGGCCAGAGATTTGTCTGGCCCGCGGGGGGCGAGATATCGTCGCCGTTCGGGTACCGCTGGGGACGCCATCACGCCGGGATAGACATCGCCGCCGAGGCGGGGGCGCCGGTGCGAGCGGCCAGGGCCGGGCGGGTGACGTTCGCGGGCTGGTACGGCGGCTACGGGTATACGGTGGTGATCGAGCACGGCCAGGGGTATGCAACGCTGTACGCCCATCTCGACGATTATGTCGTGGAGCGGGGCGAGTATGTGGCGACCGGCCAGCGGGTCGGCTATGTGGGCGACACGGGGTATTCGTTCGGGGCGCATCTGCATTTTGAAGTGAGGGTGAACGGTCAGACGGTGAATCCGCTGCAGTTTTTGCCGTAA